The Vannielia litorea genomic interval TCAAGATGCCCGGCCCCGGCGTGGGCTTTGCAAAGAAGGCGTTGGCGTCGCGGGTCGAGAGCTTCATGGCCCGGCGATCACGGCAAGAAGGTTTCGGCGGTGGCCAGCAGGTGAGTGACGGCCTGATCGGCGAGAATCACCATCAGCCGCGCCTCGGCATCGCGCGAGGCGGTGGAGGTGGCGACGGTGGTGCCGGTGGCCGAATAGCTGGTGAAGCTGTTGGTCCGCCCGGTGGAGAGCACGGCGCCGGTGGTGGTGTCGGTCACCTGATAGGTCACCTCGCCAACGATATTGTAGCGCTGGGTTTCCTGATCGGCGGTGATCGCCAGCCCCTCTCGGCGGGTGTCGATGGTATAGTCGAGCCGCATCGGCCCGGCGGCGGTGCGGCCGAGCCGGTTTTCGACGCGGGAGACGAAATCAAACTCGTTCTCGGTGGTCGGCTCTGCGATCTCGACCTGACCATGCAGCGTGTCACCCGGCCCGCCGGGGCCGTAGAGCGGCGCGAAGCCGCAGGAGGCGAGCAGGGCGTACCCGCCGATGAGGGCGCTACGCCACCACATTCACGATCCGTCCCGGCACCACGATCACCTTCTTCGGGGCCGCACCATCGAGGGCCCGCTGCACAGCTTCTTCGGCCAGCGCCAGCTTTTCAACCTCTGCCTTGTCCATGTCCTTCGGCACGCTGATCTCCGCCCGGCGCTTGCCGTTCACCTGAATCGGCAGGGTGACGGTATCTTCAACCAGCAGGGCCGGGTCGGCCTTGGGCCAAGCGGCCTCGGTAATGAGGCCTTCGCGGCCCAGCATGTGCCAGAGTTCCTCGGCCAGATGCGGGGTCATGGGGGCCATCAGCTGGGCCATGGTCGCCATCGCCTCTTTCTTGGCCGCGCCGCCCGCCTTGGATTTGGAGAGCGTGTTGGTGAAGGCATAGAGCTTGGCGATGGAGGTGTTGAAGGCAAAGCTCTCCACCCCTTCGGTCACATCGGCGATGGTGCGGTGCAGGGCCTTTTGCAGGGCGGCGTCTTCATCGTTGGCCGGGGAATCGCTGGCGGCGATCTCGTCGGCCATGCGCCAGACCCGCGCGAGGTGGCGGTTGGCCGCCTCTGCGCCGGAGGCTGTCCATTCCACGTCACGCTCGGGCGGGCTGTCGGACAGCACGAACCAGCGGGCGGTGTCAGCGCCGTAGCCCTCGATGATGTTCAGCGGGTCGACGACGTTGTTCTTGGATTTCGACATCTTGGCGGAGGGGATCACCTCGACCGCCGTGCCATCCTTCAGCGCAGCGCCATTCTCGCCCACCACCACATCCTCGGGGTAGTGGTAGACCGGACGGCCATTGGCATCCTTCGTCTGGTAGATCGCGTGGGTCACCATGCCTTGGGTGAACAGCGCGTTAAACGGCTCCTTGCTCTTCTCCGGCAGGTGGCCGGTGGCATGCATCGCGCGGGCGAAGAAGCGGGAGTAGAGCAGGTGCAGGATAGCGTGCTCGATGCCGCCGACATATTGGTCGACGTTCATCCAGTAGTCGGCATCCTCGCGCACCGTGGGCGTTTCGGCGCGGGGCGCGGTGAAGCGGGCGAAATACCACGACGAATCGACGAAGGTATCCATCGTGTCGGTCTCGCGCTTTGCAGGCGCGCCGCAAGACGGGCAGGCGCAGTCGCGCCACGTGGGGTGACGGTCCAGCGGGTTGCCCGGCGTGTCGAAGGACACGTCATAGGGCAGCTCGATGGGCAGGTTCTCTTTCTTCTCCGGCACCACGCCGCATTTTTCGCAATGCACCACGGGAATCGGGCAACCCCAGTAGCGCTGCCGGCTCAGCCCCCAGTCGCGCAGGCGAAACTTGGTGACACCCTCGCCCCAACCGGCGGCCTCGGCAAAGGCGATGGTCGCGTCGATCGCCTCCTGCCCAGTGGCCTCATCCAGCCCAGCGAAGTGGTTGACCCACTTCACCTTCTGCTCTTTCGTCGGGGTGAAGGCCTCGGCCTGCACCGGCTGCGGATCGTCCAGTGCAAAGAAGGTGTCGACCACCGGCAGGTCGTATTTGCGGCAGAAGTCGAGGTCGCGCTGGTCGTGCGCCGGGCAGCCGAAGATCGCGCCGGTGCCGTAGTCCATCAGGATGAAGTTGGCGATCCAGACCGGCAGCTCCCAAGACGGGTCCAGCGGGTGGCGCACCTTCAGCCCGGTGTCGAAGCCCTTTTTCTCGGCCGTCTCCAGCTCTTCCGCCATGGTGCCGCCCTTGGCGCATTCGGCGCGGAAGGCGGCAACCTCCGGGTTGCTTTCGGCCAGTTCCTTGGCCAGCGGGTGATCAGGCGAGATGCCGACAAAGCTCGCGCCCATCAGCGTGTCGGGGCGGGTGGTATATACTGTCACTGGCTCGCCGCCTTCGAGGCGCTCGAAGCTGAACTGCAAGCCGCGCGATTTGCCGATCCAGTTGGACTGCATCAAGCGCACCTTTTCGGGCCAGTCCTCCAGCCCGTCCAGCGCCTCCAGCAGCTCTTCCGACATGTCGGAGATCTTGAAGAACCATTGCGTCAGCTCGCGGCGCTCGACCTCGGCGCCCGAGCGCCAGCCCTTGCCGTCGATCACCTGCTCGTTGGCGAGCACGGTCATATCGACCGGGTCCCAGTTGACGGTGGCATTGCGGCGGGTGACGAAGCCGGCCTCCAGCATATCGAGGAAGAGCGCCTGCTGCTGGCCGTAATATTCCACGTCGCAGGTGGCGAACATGCGGGACCAGTCCAGCGAGAGACCCAGCGGCTTCATCTGGGCGACCATGTCGTCGATGTTGCCGTAAGTCCAATCCTTCGGGTGGCCGCCGGTGGCCATCGCGGCATTCTCGGCGGGCATCCCGAAGGCGTCGAAGCCCATCGGGTGCAGCACGTTGAAACCCTGCGCGCGCTTGTAACGGGCGACCACATCGCCCAGCGAGTAGTTGCGGACGTGGCCCATGTGGATGCGCCCCGAGGGATAGGGGAACATCTCGAGCACGTAATACTTGGGGCGGCTCTCGTCGCGCTCCGCCTTGAAGGTCTCGGCGTCATCCCACGCCTTCTGCCAGCGGGGTTCGATCTCGGACGGGGTGAAACGGGTCATGGCGGTCCTGCGGGTCGTGCAATTGGTCCCGGCGTGTTTACGGCGGGCGCGGCGCAGGGTCCAGCGGGTTGGAAGATGCGATGGGTCGCCGCCCACGCTGCGGGCTGGCCGGACCTTGGGCCAGACTGTGGGGTGGGGGCTACCCCACCGCTCTTACAGGTTGGTGTCCTGAATGCGGAGCTGGCGGGCGCGGGTGAGGATGGCATCCTCGACGGCGCGCACGGTATCGGCGCTCACTGGGCCGGAGCGCGACTGCAGCGCCACCTTCAGCGAGCGGGCATCGAGCGCCGGGTCCTGCACATAAACAGTCGCGCGGTACGGGCGACCACCACCGGGCGGGGTGCCGTAGCCATAGACAATGACACCGGTGAAGGGATCGACTGTCTGGATCGGCATGAAGTTGAGAACTTCGAGCGAGGCGCGCCAGATATACTTGTTCACCTCGACGGTGATGTTGGGGTCGTCGTTGTTGCCGAAGAGATCCCAGATCGTCGACTGGCGAACCTTGCCTTTATATAGAGTGCGGCCCTGGGCGTCAGTCTCGACTTGCCGGGGCGCGTTGCGGATCGTGCTGGAGCCACCGGCGGAACTGCCGCCAAAACTCGCGCCAACCCGGTTGCTCACACCACACGAGGCCAGCATCAGAACAAGCGCCGACATTCCTGCTGCCCGAAGTCCCTTCCGGAAGGTCATTGAAAACTGCCCCTCTCACCCTTTTTTGCTTGTCTATCCGAGCGGCTCCAGCCCCACAAGGCTTTTTGGCCCAAGGTGCCACCCGAGGTGCCAGATGACTCACTGTGGCAGACATGCACCATATCTTACAGAGTCCCCGACGGGCTTTTCGGCATTATTGCAATCAATCAACGAAAGAGCGAAACACCCTGCCATACCCAATGTGGATTCCCCGCGTTGGGCTGACCTTTGATAACGAGGGAAACACGATGAAAAAGGTTCTTCTCACTTCGACCGCGCTGGTCGCCTTCGCTGGCGCCGCGTCGGCAGAAGTTTCCATCACCGGCTCCGCCGAGATGGGTATTTTCGGCGGCACTGGCGTCGAAACTCAGTTCTTCCAGGATCTGGACGTCACCTTCACCATGTCCGGTGAAACCGACGGCGGCCTGACCTTCGGCGCGTCGATCGATCTCGACGAAGCCCAGGACAGCCTGTCCTACGTTTCCGGCGGTTCGTGCATCACTTCCGGCACCTCGC includes:
- a CDS encoding DUF3576 domain-containing protein, which encodes MSALVLMLASCGVSNRVGASFGGSSAGGSSTIRNAPRQVETDAQGRTLYKGKVRQSTIWDLFGNNDDPNITVEVNKYIWRASLEVLNFMPIQTVDPFTGVIVYGYGTPPGGGRPYRATVYVQDPALDARSLKVALQSRSGPVSADTVRAVEDAILTRARQLRIQDTNL
- the leuS gene encoding leucine--tRNA ligase — translated: MTRFTPSEIEPRWQKAWDDAETFKAERDESRPKYYVLEMFPYPSGRIHMGHVRNYSLGDVVARYKRAQGFNVLHPMGFDAFGMPAENAAMATGGHPKDWTYGNIDDMVAQMKPLGLSLDWSRMFATCDVEYYGQQQALFLDMLEAGFVTRRNATVNWDPVDMTVLANEQVIDGKGWRSGAEVERRELTQWFFKISDMSEELLEALDGLEDWPEKVRLMQSNWIGKSRGLQFSFERLEGGEPVTVYTTRPDTLMGASFVGISPDHPLAKELAESNPEVAAFRAECAKGGTMAEELETAEKKGFDTGLKVRHPLDPSWELPVWIANFILMDYGTGAIFGCPAHDQRDLDFCRKYDLPVVDTFFALDDPQPVQAEAFTPTKEQKVKWVNHFAGLDEATGQEAIDATIAFAEAAGWGEGVTKFRLRDWGLSRQRYWGCPIPVVHCEKCGVVPEKKENLPIELPYDVSFDTPGNPLDRHPTWRDCACPSCGAPAKRETDTMDTFVDSSWYFARFTAPRAETPTVREDADYWMNVDQYVGGIEHAILHLLYSRFFARAMHATGHLPEKSKEPFNALFTQGMVTHAIYQTKDANGRPVYHYPEDVVVGENGAALKDGTAVEVIPSAKMSKSKNNVVDPLNIIEGYGADTARWFVLSDSPPERDVEWTASGAEAANRHLARVWRMADEIAASDSPANDEDAALQKALHRTIADVTEGVESFAFNTSIAKLYAFTNTLSKSKAGGAAKKEAMATMAQLMAPMTPHLAEELWHMLGREGLITEAAWPKADPALLVEDTVTLPIQVNGKRRAEISVPKDMDKAEVEKLALAEEAVQRALDGAAPKKVIVVPGRIVNVVA
- the lptE gene encoding LPS assembly lipoprotein LptE — protein: MWWRSALIGGYALLASCGFAPLYGPGGPGDTLHGQVEIAEPTTENEFDFVSRVENRLGRTAAGPMRLDYTIDTRREGLAITADQETQRYNIVGEVTYQVTDTTTGAVLSTGRTNSFTSYSATGTTVATSTASRDAEARLMVILADQAVTHLLATAETFLP